In Synergistota bacterium, the genomic stretch TCCTTAAAGATTCATTGGTAATAGAGTCTCTTAAAAACACCCTTTTAACATCAACCATTTCCACCTCACTTGCTCTTTTATTTGGGATACCCTTAGGGTATGTCCTGGCAAGAAGAGATTTTAAAGGCAAAGGGGTAATTCAAAGCATTGTAGATCTTCCTGTAGTTATCCCCCATTCTGTGGTCGGTATAATGCTCTTACTCACCTTTTCAGAAAAGATTATTGATAGCTACACAGGAATAATAATGGTAATGTTTTTCGTGTCTGCCTCTTTCGTCGTCAACTCTACAAAAGATGGTTTTTTAGGAGTAGATGAAAAGCTTGAGTACGTAGCTCGAACCCTTGGAGCATCAAAAATTAAAGCCTTTTTCACAATATCCGTACCTATAGCGCTTCCTTCAATAATAAGCGGAGCAATAATGGCTTGGGCAAGAGCTATTAGCGAAGTTGGTGCGATATTAATCGTAGCTTATCACCCTAAAACAGCTCAAGTATTGGTCATGGAGTACTTCACAAATTACGGATTAAGATCCTCCATACCAATAGCAGTTTTACTTATGATCTTAAGCCTGATTATATTCACTACATTACGCATTCTTATAGGGAGGGCAAAGAAAATTGCTTAGGCTTGAGAATGTGTATAGAAAGTGGCGTGACTTTTATCTCGAAAGCATATCTTTTGAGGTAGAAGAGGGAGAGTACTTTATTATTCTGGGACCAAGCGGTGCGGGGAAAACTCTCCTACTTGAGGTAATTGCAGGGATTTTCTTCCCAGAAAAGGGTAAGATTTACTGGAATGGAGAGGATATTACCTATCTTGAACCGGAAAGAAGAGGCTTCGCTTATGTTCCACAGAATTACGGTCTTTTCCCCCACATGAGCGTATATGAAAACATAGCTTATGGATTAAGACTCAAAAAAATGACAGAAAAATATATATCTCGAAAGGTAAGAGAAATAGCTGACATCCTAGGTATAGGGGACTTGCTTAAC encodes the following:
- a CDS encoding ABC transporter permease, with translation MNKQRRDYFIYFFAAIGSFIIIYMVIPIIILFVKQITDLPMLFEILKDSLVIESLKNTLLTSTISTSLALLFGIPLGYVLARRDFKGKGVIQSIVDLPVVIPHSVVGIMLLLTFSEKIIDSYTGIIMVMFFVSASFVVNSTKDGFLGVDEKLEYVARTLGASKIKAFFTISVPIALPSIISGAIMAWARAISEVGAILIVAYHPKTAQVLVMEYFTNYGLRSSIPIAVLLMILSLIIFTTLRILIGRAKKIA